In Tachysurus fulvidraco isolate hzauxx_2018 chromosome 3, HZAU_PFXX_2.0, whole genome shotgun sequence, a single window of DNA contains:
- the iqgap3 gene encoding ras GTPase-activating-like protein IQGAP3 — MGESGGQIRSGYERLTAEEMDEQRIQNVAYQYLCRLEEAKRWMEACLKEELPPPTELEEALRNGVLLAKLGHCFAPKIVPLKKIYDLNQERYKVVGLQFRHTDNINHWRNALVEIGLPTIFYPETTDIYDKKNMPRTVYCIHALSLYLFRQGLAPQIHDLCGKVKFTDEEINNMKLELDKYGIQMPAFSKIGGILANELSVDEAAVHAAVIAINEAVERGCVEDTAQSLRNPNAMLTNLQEQLMAVYQEMLRQARAHKAVKASAKANGSMEKDIYEEYLTQSEIQDNITKVNVRAAVERVDEAIDCGDALALLSALQNQSLGLRGLLRDNSDWYLEQLTSDREQKALDLGCVDPLERDELQEGISVANEEAQRSGTMLQAISKINEALRCGEPRQTVRALMNPDAHLPDVYPFAAELYQRELAPLQHQCPQGDLQQEELFVAVEMLSAVALINQTLEAKDMGAFYATLVSPAAGLADIDDGLMQRYFEELSELKRKAGRVLLTWNELQSGVNSVNMTAQEEHDQILTIGLINQALSHGDPQKTLAALLLLSSGLKDVVPQNGKRYHDALNRLKKRKAEMSRDTGAELWLADIQEGVSQANQDTQKALKMSLGLAAVNQAVKEGKASQTLRVMRLPEVALRSVVAECAAAYQTELSALLRAKYMEGDNKSPWIRTKTLDGSSYYFHLQKLEGGWERPHGFVQNSIFLTHEEIQAACSSVTVAHSREVQWKASELMVVQLQACARGFLLRQKLFERLHFLNSQLPAIITIQSHWRRCLQQRAYRKRLEYLYRNWRAVVKIQAWVKMWIARRRHRARLRHFRRHVGAIIKIQAFFRANKAREEYRMLVHSSTPPLSVVRKFAHLLELEDNDIRQEGELLRLREEVVRTIRSNRQLEADLDLMDLKIGLLVRNRVTLQEVVSHHKKLTKKNKEELSDMMDLDKQKGLKSLSKDKREKLEAYQHLFYLLQTQPSYLAQLIFLMPQNKSTRFMETVIFTLFNYGSDCREAYLLLQLFTAALRHEIKLKVDQPQEVVTGSPTVIKMLVSFYRHARGSNALREILGPVVREVLQDRTLSIRIDPVEIYKSWINQTESQTGHKSSLPYEVSAEQALSHPEVQQRLNIAISNLKTLTDRVFHAITSNLHKLPYGLRYTAKVLRDSLHEKFPQASEEELYKIVGNLVYYRYMNPAVVAPDGFDVVEFGVGSVLLPDQRRTLGSIARILQHSAAHKPFYGDSAHLRALNDYITHMHGKFRKFLKMVCDVPEPEDRFNIDEYSEMVILNKPVIYISIGELINTHKLLLEHQDALCPDQSDALFLLLRDLGKVPSVQALVGEGVINSADQNLEQTLAQYNKMEVSLTLTTKFDIFKSSDEKPDARGILLSTKQLIIDVIRAQPGDTLSEVLQSSVSQDQEVQHGWIMHRRAQRDARTPEKMKRNQSLIADSNLTLEEKKRKIQRSLRRLEALGVLTPPESETQILQLIAKDIRHQRLYRQRRQAELVKLKHTLHSLHCKSSFHSEQIDYYSQYISTCLHNLTASQRNGKKAADSKGKKCKQLTLTYTAARLHEKGVLLEIEDLPITQFKNVIFDIIPSEEGGTFLVKARFLGVDMERFPLKYQDLLQLQYEGVAVMKMFDKAKVNVNLLIFLLNKKFFKK, encoded by the exons ATGGGAGAATCCGGTGGTCAAATCCGGTCAGGAT ACGAACGGTTAACAGCAGAAGAAATGGATGAACAACGCATTCAGAACGTGGCTTATCAGTACCTGTGCCGCTTAGAGGAGGCAAAGAG GTGGATGGAGGCATGTCTAAAGGAGGAGCTTCCACCACCCACTGAGCTGGAAGAGGCACTGAGGAATGGAGTTCTCTTAGCTAAACTTGGCCATTGTTTTGCTCCGAAAATTGTTCCTCTGAAGAAGATCTATGACCTCAACCAGGAACGTTACAAG GTGGTAGGTTTGCAGTTTCGCCATACCGATAACATCAACCATTGGAGAAATGCCTTAGTAGAGATTGGCCTGCCAACG ATTTTTTACCCTGAGACCACTGACATCTATGATAAGAAGAATATGCCACGTACTGTCTATTGTATCCACGCTCTCAG CCTGTATCTTTTTCGTCAAGGTTTGGCTCCTCAAATCCATGACCTGTGTGGCAAAGTCAAATTCACAG ATGAGGAGATCAATAACATGAAGCTGGAACTGGATAAATACGGTATCCAGATGCCTGCTTTCAGCAAGATTGGGGGAATTCTTGCTAATGAGCTGTCGGTGGATGAGGCTGCTG TGCATGCAGCTGTGATAGCCATTAATGAGGCGGTGGAGCGGGGTTGTGTGGAGGACACTGCACAATCACTGCGCAATCCCAACGCAATGCTCACTAATCTGCAGGAGCAGCTCATGGCCGTCTACCAGGAGATGCTGCGCCAGGCTCGTGCTCACAAAGCAGTCAAGGCTTCTGCTAAA GCAAATGGCTCCATGGAGAAGGACATATATGAAGAGTACCTGACACAAAGTGAGATTCAAGACAACATCACTAAAGTTAATG TACGTGCTGCTGTAGAGCGAGTGGATGAGGCTATAGACTGTGGCGATGCCCTGGCTCTACTCTCAGCCCTGCAGAACCAGAGTCTTGGCCTCAGGGGGCTCCTTAGAGACAATTCTGATTGGTATCTGGAACAGCTCACATCAGACCGGGAACAGAAAGCCCTG GATCTGGGGTGTGTGGACCCTCTAGAGCGAGATGAGCTGCAGGAAGGTATCAGCGTGGCCAATGAGGAAGCTCAGCGCTCAGGAACCA tgctGCAGGCAATATCCAAAATCAACGAGGCTTTGAGGTGTGGTGAGCCACGTCAGACAGTTCGTGCCCTGATGAACCCCGATGCCCACCTGCCCGACGTTTACCCTTTTGCTGCTGAGCTTTACCAGAGAGAACTCGCTCCTCTGCAGCACCAGTGCCCTCAG GGTGACCTTCAGCAGGAGGAGCTGTTTGTGGCTGTAGAAATGCTGTCTGCAGTGGCATTGATCAACCAGACACTGGAGGCTAAAGACATGGGTGCATTCTATGCCACTCTGGTCAGCCCTGCAGCTGGTCTTGCAGACATAGATGACGGCTTAATGCAAAG GTATTTTGAGGAGCTTTCTGAACTGAAGAGGAAGGCAGGCAGAGTTCTTCTGACCTGGAATGAGTTGCAAAGTGGAGTGAACAGTGTTAACATGACGGCTCAGGAGGAGCATGACC AGATCCTAACTATTGGGCTGATCAACCAGGCCCTCAGTCACGGTGACCCTCAGAAAACTCTGGCTGCATTGCTGCTGCTCTCTAGTGGTTTGAAAGATGTAGTTCCACAGAACGGCAAGCGCTACCATGATGCACTTAACCGACTCAAGAAACGCAAGGCAGAG ATGAGTCGAGACACTGGAGCAGAGCTGTGGTTAGCTGATATTCAGGAGGGAGTGAGTCAGGCAAACCAGGACACTCAGAAAGCTctgaaga TGTCTCTGGGGCTGGCTGCTGTTAATCAGGCAGTGAAGGAAGGTAAAGCCTCTCAGACCCTGCGAGTGATGCGATTGCCAGAAGTGGCTCTGAGGAGTGTCGTAGCGGAGTGTGCAGCTGCGTACCAGACCGAGCTATCAGCCTTGCTTCGTGCCAAGTACATGGAAG GTGATAACAAAAGCCCATGGATCAGAACAAAGACTCTAGATGGCAGCTCTTACTACTTCCACCTGCAAAAGCTGGAGGGTGGCTGGGAGCGGCCTCATGGATTTGTCCAGAATAGTATCTTCCTCACTCATGAAGAAATCCAG GCAGCATGCAGCAGTGTAACTGTGGCACACAGTCGGGAGGTGCAATGGAAGGCCAGTGAACTGATGGTGGTGCAGCTGCAGGCCTGTGCACGAGGCTTCCTCCTTCGTCAGAAGCTTTTTGAGCGCTTACACTTCCTTAACTCTCAACTACCTGCCATTATTACCATTCAA TCACACTGGCGGAGGTGTCTGCAGCAGAGGGCCTATAGGAAGCGACTGGAGTACCTTTATCGGAACTGGAGAGCAGTGGTGAAA ATCCAGGCATGGGTGAAGATGTGGATCGCTCGGAGGAGGCATCGGGCTCGTCTGCGCCACTTCAGGAGACAC GTTGGAGCCATTATAAAGATTCAGGCTTTCTTCAGAGCCAATAAGGCACGTGAAGAGTATAGGATGCTag TGCACTCCAGCACTCCCCCTCTGTCTGTTGTACGCAAGTTTGCACACCTGTTGGAACTAGAGGATAATGATATCCGCCAGGAGGGGGAGCTGCTGCGTCTGCGGGAAGAGGTGGTGCGCACCATCCGCTCCAACAGACAACTAGAGGCAGACCTGGACCTTATGGACCTGAAGATCGGCTTGCTGGTCCGCAATCGGGTCACGCTCCAG GAGGTGGTGTCACACCATAAGAAACTCACCAAGAAGAACAAAGAAGAGCTGTCTGATATGATGGACCTGGACAAACAGAAAGGTCTTAAGTCTCTGAGCAAAGACAAAAGGGAGAAGTTGGAGGCTTATCAGCACTTGTTCTACCTGTTGCAG ACCCAGCCATCATACCTGGCCCAACTCATATTCCTGATGCCACAGAATAAGAGCACACGTTTCATGGAGACAGTCATCTTCACTCTCTTTAACTATGGCTCAGACTGTAGAGAGGCGTACCTGCTGTTGCAGCTCTTTACAGCTGCCCTCCGCCACGAGATAAA ACTGAAGGTGGACCAGCCTCAGGAGGTGGTGACTGGGAGCCCAACAGTCATAAAGATGCTGGTGAGTTTCTATCGTCACGCTCGTGGTTCAAATGCGTTGAGGGAGATTTTGGGGCCAGTGGTACGTGAGGTTCTGCAGGACCGCACACTCAGCATTCGTATAGATCCTGTGGAGATATATAAGAGCTGGATCAACCAGACTGAGAGCCAGACCGGCCACAAGAG ctcaCTGCCATACGAGGTGAGTGCAGAGCAGGCCCTCAGCCACCCAGAGGTGCAGCAGCGTTTAAACATTGCAATCAGTAACCTGAAGACGCTCACCGACCGTGTGTTTCATGCCATCACCAGCAACCTGCACAAACTGCC gtaTGGGTTGCGCTACACTGCTAAAGTTCTGCGAGACTCTCTGCATGAGAAGTTTCCTCAAGCTAGTGAGGAGGAGCTGTACAAG ATTGTAGGTAACCTGGTGTACTACCGCTACATGAACCCTGCTGTGGTGGCTCCTGATGGATTTGATGTGGTAGAGTTTGGAGTCGGTTCAGTTCTTCTGCCTGATCAGCGACGAACCCTAGGTTCTATCGCCCGAATCCTGCAACACAGTGCTGCACACAAGCCCTTCTATGGGGACTCTGCACATCTGCGTGCCCTGAAtgactacatcacacacatgcatggcAAATTTAG GAAGTTCCTGAAAATGGTGTGCGACGTTCCCGAGCCTGAGGATCGCTTTAACATTGATGAATATTCTGAAATGGTCATCCTCAACAAACCTGTTATCTACATCTCCATTGGCGAGCTCATAAACACGCACAAG CTGCTCCTGGAGCATCAGGATGCACTGTGTCCTGATCAGAGTGATGCTCTCTTCCTGCTGCTGAGGGACCTCGGCAAAGTGCCTTCTGTTCAAGCCCTTGTTG GAGAGGGGGTTATTAACTCTGCAGACCAAAATTTGGAGCAGACTTTGGCTCAATACAATAAGATGGAGGTATCACTCACCCTCACCACCAAGTTTGACATCTTTAAAAGCTCTGATGAGAAACCTGATGCTCGAGGCATTCTGCTCAG CACTAAGCAGCTGATAATTGATGTGATAAGAGCTCAGCCTGGAGATACATTGAGTGAGGTTCTCCAATCCTCTGTCTCTCAGGATCAG GAGGTGCAGCATGGCTGGATTATGCACCGCAGGGCACAGCGAGATGCCCGCACCCCggagaagatgaagaggaatcAGTCTCTAATTGCTGACAGCAACCTAACACTGGAGGAAAAGAAGCGGAAGATCCAGCGCAGTCTGAGGAGGCTGGAGGCTCTTGGAGTACTTACCCCACCAGAATCAGAGACTCAGATACTTCAGCTCATTGCCAAG GATATCCGTCACCAGCGTCTGTACCGGCAAAGACGGCAAGCTGAGCTGGTGAagcttaaacacacactgcacagccTGCACTGCAAGAGCTCTTTCCACTCTGAACAGATTGACTACTACAGCCAGTATATCTCCACCTGCTTGCACAACCTCACCGCCAG TCAGAGAAATGGGAAAAAGGCAGCAGACAGCAAAGGGAAGAAGTGCAAGCAACTGACGTTGACCTACACCGCTGCCCGGCTCCATGAGAAGGGAGTCCTCCTGGAGATAGAGGACCTGCCCATCACACA gttCAAGAATGTAATCTTTGACATCATACCCAGTGAGGAGGGAGGCACCTTCCTGGTTAAAGCTCGGTTTTTAGGAGTGGACATGGAACGATTTCCCTTGAAATATCAG gacttgTTACAGCTCCAGTATGAAGGAGTTGCTGTGATGAAGATGTTTGACAAGGCCAAAGTCAATGTCAATCTTCTCATCTTCCTCCTTAACAAGAAATTCTTCAAGAAGTGA
- the LOC113644455 gene encoding tetratricopeptide repeat protein 24 isoform X2, protein MASDGSPSQDPQKKKKKTSRKGKGEDIKDAEVQVEVQLERLTACGHNALQQGDRLKALEYFKKAFKAAVNLNKAKVQRACAFNLGAAYVEAGKPQKGLDFLSQAETSEKGERVADLQFNLAAAHEALDDHLQAVKYYQQAAHLYRSQGDGSSEGDTCIRLAHCHLRRKEWTNVAENYLRAAESYKVAGKMVSAAVALKDAGNHMLKCDCFSADDVISVLTDCLELSAKITEPETLGKLYNSVGLSFSQLKLFTEAAECYELALPLVCSTPRRLAVVMQNLGAVHNSLAQFSKALEYHREAAALHGSLGSRRAQGCCFCNLAYALSELGELEEAGESYLHAQQAFKDSNDSSGHWQACEGLGGIKLRLRDPDKAIFYYKQALVLLSKCKDVSSSVQESLVNKLSEALQMKLAIQQKVPPVIQTIKERNLNRQHLRIAQRRNAEEVMAEQRRKEPPDSHRVEDKEWKPTETSSQRKPHGDIISSRATQTERPDYTNALPEANRNLNNTYEKPRMEYNNPTDSHLGDIISQQDEGTCETSRQNPLEITSATPLEESTEALPSAHLHREKSTSIQRTIKSRFCTVM, encoded by the exons ATGGCCTCTGATGGTTCACCTTCCCAAGATcctcagaagaagaaaaagaagacaagCAGAAAGGGGAAGGGTGAAGACATAAAGGACGCAGAGGTCCAGGTTGAGGTTCAACTAGAGAGACTTACAGCATGTGGACATAACGCTCTACAGCAGGGAGACAGATTGAAGGCTCTTGAATACTTCAAAAAGGCTTTCAaagctgctgtaaat CTCAACAAGGCAAAAGTACAACGGGCTTGTGCTTTTAACCTTGGAGCAGCATATGTGGAGGCAGGTAAGCCCCAGAAAGGTCTTGATTTTCTGTCTCAAGCTGAGACAAGTGAGAAAGGTGAGCGTGTGGCAGATTTGCAGTTTAATCTAGCAGCAGCACATGAGGCTCTGGACGACCATTTACAAGCTGTCAAGTATTACCAACAAGCTGCACACCTTTATCGCTCACAAGGAGATGGGAGCAGTGAAGGAGATACCTGCATTAGACTGGCCCACTGTCACCTGCGCAGAAAG GAGTGGACTAATGTGGCAGAGAATTACCTGCGTGCTGCAGAAAGTTATAAGGTGGCAGGGAAGATGGTCTCTGCTGCTGTGGCCCTGAAGGATGCTGGGAATCATATGTTGAAATGTGACTGCTTCTCAGCAGATGATGTCATTAGTGTTCTCACAGATTGCTTGGAGCTGAGTGCCAAAATCACAGAACCAGAGACACTAG GCAAGCTGTATAActcagtggggttgagtttCTCTCAACTGAAACTCTTTACTGAGGCTGCTGAGTGCTATGAGCTGGCTCTGCCTCTGGTCTGCTCAACTCCACGCAGGCTAGCTGTGGTCATGCAGAATCTGGGCGCGGTCCACAATTCCCTGGCACAATTCAGTAAAGCACTGGAATACCACAGGGAAGCAGCTGCACTGCACG GGTCACTGGGTAGCCGTCGGGCTCAGGGCTGCTGCTTCTGTAACCTGGCTTACGCACTCAGCGAACTGGGGGAACTGGAGGAGGCAGGAGAGAGCTACCTACATGCTCAACAGGCTTTCAAAGACAGCA ATGATTCCTCAGGGCACTGGCAAGCATGTGAAGGTCTGGGTGGAATCAAATTGAGACTGAGAGACCCAGACAAAGCCATTTTTTACTATAAGCAGGCTCTAGTGCTACTCTCCAAGTGCAAG GATGTCTCTAGCTCTGTGCAGGAAAGCCTTGTCAACAAGCTAAGTGAGGCTTTACAGATGAAACTGGCCATTCAGCAG AAAGTCCCCCCTGTAATTCAAACTATCAAGGAGAGAAACTTGAACAGGCAACACCTCCG AATAGCTCAGAGGAGGAACGCTGAGGAAGTGATGGCTgagcagagaagaaaagagcCACCTGACAGTCACAGAGTAGAAGATAAAG AATGGAAACCTACAGAGACAAGTTCACAGAGGAAACCCCATGGTGACATAATATCATCAAGAGCAACACAAACAGAGCGTCCTGATTATACGAATGCACTACCAGAAGCCAACAG GAATCTGAATAATACATATGAGAAACCTCGTATGGAATATAATAATCCCACAGACTCCCATTTAGGAGATATCATCTCACAACAGG ATGAAGGCACATGTGAAACCTCCAGGCAGAACCCACTGGAAATAACCAG TGCAACCCCACTGGAGGAAAGCACTGAGGCATTACCTTCAGCACATCTTCACCGTGAGAAGTCCACATCCATACAAAGAACCATAAAGTCCAGATTTTGCACGGTCATGTGA
- the LOC113644455 gene encoding tetratricopeptide repeat protein 24 isoform X1 produces MKDNLEIVSPWQQSPTSRGHSYTPAHDFNPFPVMASDGSPSQDPQKKKKKTSRKGKGEDIKDAEVQVEVQLERLTACGHNALQQGDRLKALEYFKKAFKAAVNLNKAKVQRACAFNLGAAYVEAGKPQKGLDFLSQAETSEKGERVADLQFNLAAAHEALDDHLQAVKYYQQAAHLYRSQGDGSSEGDTCIRLAHCHLRRKEWTNVAENYLRAAESYKVAGKMVSAAVALKDAGNHMLKCDCFSADDVISVLTDCLELSAKITEPETLGKLYNSVGLSFSQLKLFTEAAECYELALPLVCSTPRRLAVVMQNLGAVHNSLAQFSKALEYHREAAALHGSLGSRRAQGCCFCNLAYALSELGELEEAGESYLHAQQAFKDSNDSSGHWQACEGLGGIKLRLRDPDKAIFYYKQALVLLSKCKDVSSSVQESLVNKLSEALQMKLAIQQKVPPVIQTIKERNLNRQHLRIAQRRNAEEVMAEQRRKEPPDSHRVEDKEWKPTETSSQRKPHGDIISSRATQTERPDYTNALPEANRNLNNTYEKPRMEYNNPTDSHLGDIISQQDEGTCETSRQNPLEITSATPLEESTEALPSAHLHREKSTSIQRTIKSRFCTVM; encoded by the exons ATGAAAGACAATCTGGAAATTgtatcaccatggcaacagagTCCAACATCTCGTGGTCACAG ctaCACACCAGCACATGACTTTAATCCGTTTCCTGTCATGGCCTCTGATGGTTCACCTTCCCAAGATcctcagaagaagaaaaagaagacaagCAGAAAGGGGAAGGGTGAAGACATAAAGGACGCAGAGGTCCAGGTTGAGGTTCAACTAGAGAGACTTACAGCATGTGGACATAACGCTCTACAGCAGGGAGACAGATTGAAGGCTCTTGAATACTTCAAAAAGGCTTTCAaagctgctgtaaat CTCAACAAGGCAAAAGTACAACGGGCTTGTGCTTTTAACCTTGGAGCAGCATATGTGGAGGCAGGTAAGCCCCAGAAAGGTCTTGATTTTCTGTCTCAAGCTGAGACAAGTGAGAAAGGTGAGCGTGTGGCAGATTTGCAGTTTAATCTAGCAGCAGCACATGAGGCTCTGGACGACCATTTACAAGCTGTCAAGTATTACCAACAAGCTGCACACCTTTATCGCTCACAAGGAGATGGGAGCAGTGAAGGAGATACCTGCATTAGACTGGCCCACTGTCACCTGCGCAGAAAG GAGTGGACTAATGTGGCAGAGAATTACCTGCGTGCTGCAGAAAGTTATAAGGTGGCAGGGAAGATGGTCTCTGCTGCTGTGGCCCTGAAGGATGCTGGGAATCATATGTTGAAATGTGACTGCTTCTCAGCAGATGATGTCATTAGTGTTCTCACAGATTGCTTGGAGCTGAGTGCCAAAATCACAGAACCAGAGACACTAG GCAAGCTGTATAActcagtggggttgagtttCTCTCAACTGAAACTCTTTACTGAGGCTGCTGAGTGCTATGAGCTGGCTCTGCCTCTGGTCTGCTCAACTCCACGCAGGCTAGCTGTGGTCATGCAGAATCTGGGCGCGGTCCACAATTCCCTGGCACAATTCAGTAAAGCACTGGAATACCACAGGGAAGCAGCTGCACTGCACG GGTCACTGGGTAGCCGTCGGGCTCAGGGCTGCTGCTTCTGTAACCTGGCTTACGCACTCAGCGAACTGGGGGAACTGGAGGAGGCAGGAGAGAGCTACCTACATGCTCAACAGGCTTTCAAAGACAGCA ATGATTCCTCAGGGCACTGGCAAGCATGTGAAGGTCTGGGTGGAATCAAATTGAGACTGAGAGACCCAGACAAAGCCATTTTTTACTATAAGCAGGCTCTAGTGCTACTCTCCAAGTGCAAG GATGTCTCTAGCTCTGTGCAGGAAAGCCTTGTCAACAAGCTAAGTGAGGCTTTACAGATGAAACTGGCCATTCAGCAG AAAGTCCCCCCTGTAATTCAAACTATCAAGGAGAGAAACTTGAACAGGCAACACCTCCG AATAGCTCAGAGGAGGAACGCTGAGGAAGTGATGGCTgagcagagaagaaaagagcCACCTGACAGTCACAGAGTAGAAGATAAAG AATGGAAACCTACAGAGACAAGTTCACAGAGGAAACCCCATGGTGACATAATATCATCAAGAGCAACACAAACAGAGCGTCCTGATTATACGAATGCACTACCAGAAGCCAACAG GAATCTGAATAATACATATGAGAAACCTCGTATGGAATATAATAATCCCACAGACTCCCATTTAGGAGATATCATCTCACAACAGG ATGAAGGCACATGTGAAACCTCCAGGCAGAACCCACTGGAAATAACCAG TGCAACCCCACTGGAGGAAAGCACTGAGGCATTACCTTCAGCACATCTTCACCGTGAGAAGTCCACATCCATACAAAGAACCATAAAGTCCAGATTTTGCACGGTCATGTGA